In Corynebacterium nuruki S6-4, the following proteins share a genomic window:
- a CDS encoding Gp19/Gp15/Gp42 family protein — MLVSLTDVTSRLPTPIPPEEAARVGLLIGDAEEIIRDAFAREGRDFDVESKIPWVEHAAARVIRDMVAAAVIIGPNVGDASASSTTGAESDSRTLRTDLPVMVSFGRLILTNAHRKELGLGVSALPSGRFPAPWRWPERRLR; from the coding sequence ATGCTTGTCTCACTGACTGACGTGACCAGTCGCCTGCCGACGCCGATCCCGCCGGAGGAAGCGGCCCGGGTGGGACTACTCATCGGCGATGCCGAGGAGATCATTCGGGACGCGTTCGCCCGCGAGGGTCGTGACTTCGACGTGGAGTCAAAGATCCCGTGGGTGGAGCATGCTGCGGCCCGGGTGATCCGGGACATGGTGGCTGCTGCGGTGATCATCGGCCCGAACGTGGGTGATGCTTCGGCGTCGTCCACGACGGGTGCCGAGTCGGATTCCCGGACACTGCGGACGGATCTCCCGGTGATGGTGTCGTTCGGACGACTGATCCTGACGAACGCCCACCGGAAGGAACTGGGGCTCGGCGTGTCGGCGTTGCCGTCCGGCAGGTTCCCTGCTCCGTGGCGGTGGCCGGAGCGGAGGCTTCGATGA
- a CDS encoding BspA family leucine-rich repeat surface protein translates to MNSQPGGTSGGATTIGPVTAAGGEAGPGGRDYRPGQSPGSFTAFGVTFAGGGETAGDGQFSGSRPGGGGAPGKAGGFLGGGTRGGDGAGGAAWYRFLVTPPVPAGWGAEGSINTSDDVIESLHFEGAEIEELWLDGVLVWDRGSNIETVTIVNNGEILEAQSQFRAALTARGLDYKTVTTVPFRLDISQVKSLNAMFFGCSALTTVPEMDTSHVTDMAGIFNGCAALTQVPEMETSQVTGMGSMFSGCSALTQVPDMDTGQVTNMGSMFSGCSALTTVPEMDTGQVTNMGSMFSGCSALTTVPEMDTGQVTNMGSMFSGCSALTTVPEMETSQVTGMGSMFSGCSALTQVPDMDTSQVTNMRNMLRNCSSLTDGHIRLIGKNKSLDTLTMITGSGLTRLPFYDKNGNWTG, encoded by the coding sequence GTGAACAGTCAGCCGGGCGGCACTTCCGGAGGGGCGACCACCATCGGGCCCGTCACCGCAGCCGGTGGGGAGGCTGGCCCCGGTGGACGGGACTACCGGCCGGGTCAGTCCCCGGGAAGTTTCACGGCATTCGGTGTCACGTTCGCCGGCGGCGGTGAGACCGCAGGCGATGGACAATTCTCCGGCAGTAGACCCGGCGGCGGTGGGGCACCTGGCAAGGCCGGTGGATTCCTCGGCGGCGGAACTAGAGGAGGGGACGGCGCCGGCGGCGCCGCCTGGTACCGGTTCCTCGTCACTCCACCCGTCCCTGCCGGATGGGGTGCCGAAGGATCAATCAACACCAGTGATGATGTCATCGAATCCCTGCACTTTGAGGGGGCGGAGATAGAAGAACTGTGGCTCGACGGTGTGCTGGTGTGGGATCGTGGATCGAATATTGAAACGGTCACCATTGTGAACAATGGTGAAATTCTGGAGGCCCAGAGCCAGTTCCGTGCTGCGCTCACTGCTCGGGGGCTGGACTACAAGACGGTGACCACTGTCCCATTCCGGTTGGACATATCGCAGGTCAAGAGCCTGAACGCCATGTTCTTCGGGTGTTCGGCGTTGACGACGGTGCCGGAGATGGACACCTCGCACGTAACGGACATGGCCGGCATTTTCAACGGATGTGCAGCGTTGACGCAGGTGCCGGAGATGGAAACCTCGCAGGTGACGGGCATGGGCTCCATGTTCTCCGGGTGTTCGGCGTTGACGCAGGTTCCGGATATGGATACCGGCCAGGTGACGAACATGGGCTCCATGTTCTCCGGGTGTTCGGCGTTGACGACGGTGCCGGAGATGGATACCGGCCAGGTGACGAACATGGGCTCCATGTTCTCCGGGTGTTCGGCGTTGACGACGGTGCCGGAGATGGATACCGGCCAGGTGACGAACATGGGCTCCATGTTCTCCGGGTGTTCGGCATTGACGACGGTGCCGGAGATGGAAACCTCGCAGGTGACGGGCATGGGCTCCATGTTCTCCGGGTGTTCGGCGTTGACGCAGGTTCCGGATATGGATACCAGCCAGGTCACGAACATGCGAAACATGCTCAGAAATTGCTCATCACTCACTGACGGGCACATCCGCCTCATCGGGAAAAACAAATCCCTAGACACCCTCACCATGATCACCGGATCCGGCCTCACCCGACTCCCGTTCTATGACAAGAACGGGAACTGGACCGGCTAG
- a CDS encoding IS3 family transposase (programmed frameshift): MPLKTYSEQFKRDAVALYESTEGASLKSVAAELGINRNTLKAWVARFSANPRAGSTDDSPAAVITDAERIRQLERDNARLREERDILRRAAKYFAEGDELVSRFKFVDDTRTDYPVKRLCEVLNLNRSSYYKWKASTPARNQRTCDDALLAARITVIFNDHDGCYGAKRIAAELNDVADPGDLGDLGDLGDDVPVDAQQPVNHKRVARLMKTNGLAGYVRRRRVTTTVADTSRRVFADLVNRRFTAEDPNKVYVGDITYLPISDGSNMYLATVIDCFSRRLVGFAIADHMRTSLVVDALNSAAGQRGSLAGAIFHSDHGSVYTSGTFQKACRELGVRQSMGAVGTSADNALAESFNAALKREVLKDDRTFANQLVCRRDVFRWCVRYNTTRRHSWCRYLSPQVYEARSSGRLRLVS, encoded by the exons ATGCCCCTGAAGACCTACTCGGAGCAGTTCAAACGTGACGCCGTCGCCCTCTACGAGTCCACCGAAGGCGCGTCACTGAAATCCGTGGCCGCCGAACTCGGGATCAACCGCAACACCCTCAAAGCCTGGGTCGCCCGCTTCTCCGCCAACCCGCGGGCCGGCAGCACCGACGATTCCCCGGCAGCCGTGATCACCGATGCTGAACGGATCCGACAGCTCGAACGCGACAACGCCAGACTCCGGGAGGAACGCGACATCCTGCGGCGGGCCGCGAAGTATTTCGCGGAAG GAGACGAACTGGTGAGCCGCTTCAAGTTCGTTGACGACACCCGCACCGACTACCCGGTCAAGCGGCTCTGCGAGGTCCTGAACCTCAACAGGTCCTCCTACTACAAGTGGAAAGCCTCAACCCCCGCACGCAACCAACGCACCTGTGACGATGCGCTGCTGGCAGCCAGGATCACCGTCATCTTCAACGATCACGACGGGTGCTACGGAGCCAAGCGCATCGCCGCTGAACTCAACGATGTCGCCGACCCCGGTGACCTTGGGGACCTCGGTGACCTCGGCGATGACGTACCCGTCGACGCACAACAGCCGGTGAACCATAAGCGTGTCGCCCGGCTGATGAAGACCAACGGCCTGGCCGGGTACGTCCGGCGCCGACGGGTGACCACCACCGTCGCCGATACGTCCCGACGGGTCTTCGCCGACCTCGTCAACCGCAGGTTCACCGCCGAGGACCCCAACAAGGTCTACGTGGGTGACATTACCTACCTGCCGATATCCGACGGGTCGAACATGTACCTGGCCACGGTCATCGACTGCTTCTCCCGCCGGCTGGTCGGCTTCGCGATCGCCGACCACATGCGCACCAGTCTGGTCGTCGATGCACTGAACTCGGCGGCCGGTCAACGCGGGAGTCTCGCCGGGGCGATCTTCCACTCCGACCACGGCAGCGTGTACACCTCCGGGACGTTCCAGAAAGCCTGCCGGGAGCTCGGAGTCCGGCAGTCGATGGGGGCGGTCGGTACGAGCGCGGACAATGCTCTGGCGGAGTCGTTCAACGCCGCACTGAAACGTGAGGTCCTCAAAGACGACAGGACCTTCGCCAACCAGTTGGTGTGCCGTCGGGACGTGTTCCGGTGGTGCGTGCGTTACAACACAACTCGTCGGCATTCCTGGTGCAGGTACCTCTCGCCACAGGTCTACGAGGCCCGGAGTTCGGGTAGACTCCGACTCGTATCCTGA
- a CDS encoding head maturation protease, ClpP-related has product MSDLLIYGEIGWEVQADQVVRDITDADGDLTIRVNSPGGDVYQGLAIMNALRAHDGVVTAVVEGLAASAASFIAVGGADRVIVRPTAEIMIHEAMSFVGGNADEMQKAITDLDRISANLASIYAEKAGGDPGEWRDQMKAETWFSAQEAVDAGLADAVEDGRKQDAEKRPAALGRSPVLASFRYAGRRAAPAPTVNSPAGRKEERMSALADLARETGLDENTIRAALAREVKNEELKVTNVVDLTYPEDIDVVPTGQVTVEPEGEVPEGVTFELTESPEEWDAEVDETTGTLTVTAPSSVDPGDSADFTVAVSGGDEPLELSVTVTVKAASDEGSEEPSEPNPEPDRVTLDRDTFNELQRAAALGAEAYNKAQEAERVAEVDQWIKDGRINVALRSKAIKEMHRDPEAARKNFGSNPKNTIPVREIGHGQDREDTETAAHASLRDRAARANLFPKPRL; this is encoded by the coding sequence CGGATGCTGACGGTGACCTCACCATCCGGGTGAACTCCCCTGGTGGGGATGTCTATCAGGGTCTCGCCATCATGAACGCTCTGCGTGCTCACGATGGGGTGGTCACCGCGGTGGTCGAGGGGCTGGCTGCTTCGGCGGCGTCGTTCATCGCCGTGGGCGGTGCGGACCGAGTCATCGTCCGACCGACTGCCGAGATCATGATCCACGAGGCCATGAGCTTCGTCGGTGGGAACGCGGACGAGATGCAGAAGGCGATCACGGACCTGGACCGCATCTCCGCGAACCTCGCCTCGATCTACGCCGAGAAGGCCGGCGGGGATCCGGGGGAGTGGCGCGACCAGATGAAGGCGGAGACATGGTTCTCCGCTCAGGAGGCCGTGGACGCCGGTCTGGCGGATGCGGTGGAGGACGGCCGGAAGCAGGACGCGGAGAAGCGTCCCGCGGCGCTGGGCCGGTCACCGGTCCTCGCATCGTTCCGGTACGCGGGTCGCCGGGCTGCCCCGGCGCCCACTGTCAACAGCCCTGCGGGGCGGAAGGAGGAGCGCATGAGTGCGCTTGCTGACCTGGCACGGGAAACCGGGCTGGACGAGAACACCATCCGGGCGGCTCTCGCCCGCGAGGTGAAGAACGAGGAACTGAAGGTCACGAACGTTGTGGACCTCACCTACCCGGAGGACATCGACGTTGTACCGACCGGGCAGGTCACGGTCGAACCGGAGGGCGAAGTTCCCGAGGGTGTCACCTTCGAGCTGACGGAGTCGCCGGAGGAGTGGGATGCGGAGGTCGATGAGACCACCGGCACGCTCACGGTGACTGCCCCGTCTTCGGTCGACCCTGGCGATTCGGCAGACTTCACGGTGGCTGTCTCCGGTGGCGATGAGCCGCTGGAACTGTCGGTCACGGTGACCGTCAAGGCCGCATCCGATGAGGGTTCCGAGGAGCCTTCTGAGCCGAACCCTGAGCCGGATCGGGTGACCCTGGACCGGGACACGTTCAACGAGCTGCAGCGAGCAGCCGCACTCGGCGCCGAAGCCTACAACAAGGCTCAGGAGGCCGAGCGCGTCGCCGAGGTGGACCAGTGGATCAAGGACGGCCGTATCAACGTCGCCCTCCGGTCCAAGGCCATCAAGGAGATGCACCGCGACCCGGAGGCCGCCCGGAAGAACTTCGGATCCAACCCGAAGAACACCATCCCCGTCCGGGAGATCGGCCACGGCCAGGACCGCGAGGACACCGAGACCGCCGCTCACGCTTCACTGCGTGACCGTGCGGCCCGGGCGAACCTCTTCCCGAAGCCGCGGCTCTAA
- a CDS encoding tape measure protein, which produces MAEAVGYAILPVTLSIKGAQQQLTKELVGPAQSAAKKASDSVRKQLSSGADQAAKAVEAARRREETATRKVVDAEKALKSARDTAEQKAKSVESAELKLQAARSTEKSKVADAEKKLADLRTSGKATTEQLQSAERNLEAVRATQGAKVIDAENRVQAARSASTSSADKAAAAEDKLATAKSRAATASQSVIDATRKLDEAQSTAARSADSAQGAFSRLKAKLSEMKESMFGAKSGAESAGAAASDMGSKFRGAHGSSESLGSSLGGFAKKAGLAAAAFAGLSGIGSTIQAGFDKVNKIEDTTASLGIMMGSAERATTVMDQLKKSNENTPYTFDAWSEAGKNLVAFGIDADKTAGIVTALGEAASASGKGEEALNSMGRAFGTAAATGKISMETINSLAEGGVNGLAILANNAGVTTAEMEKMISSGTVPAAESIDVLTKGIMEGSDGAAGATTALTGTMEAMSETTSGRLKNMKAAFNNLAGSIMGSIAPAIGNVAKVITDGVYVIKGWVDALISGGGALDGVRSALGALAPIFKPLAAAIGAATGALAMMKLGQLAYAGATKVAVLATKLFKGALDMLLRHPIVAAIAAVVGALTWFFTSTETGRKVWGQLMDAFQSAWKWLKDTFAPVFSAIGDAARTMWDGVVDAVQPILGVFDTVKDAWEEITIAFTGGDWGYGALSDLIGADKAEWIVNAIATVGDKISSLWDILKQIPDLASGIWDIFFKGDYTGLPFGLSEDSGIVDFLLTLRDTAMTVGGWVKDALGGALSSVWDALKDIGPAVMDVGKALGGAFLDAAMGVWEAVKGLWEGLKSLWDALSPLLLPVLKVVGAVLGGVVLGSILAVVGALKVFSVIVKVVAKVIAWLAENILAPLISVLGKVAQVVGVVLGKAFEILGGVVKWIAGLIGDVLGGVWDGITAAWDVAVGFLTDLFSGLWEGMQAAWESIGKPIVDFIGDAFSVLWEGIQLGGRLLMATFEVIWLTIQHVWDAVGQPIVDFISSAFSWLWDEVLSPVFGWIGDKWSDMITGFQIVWDSYGQPAMDAISGAFSWLWDNIISPIVDWIKDKWDDMVRGFKILWDQYGQPAVDAIVGVFNWFKDRIGDAFDTIKDFASGLWQSISDWFGKIGDKVGSIKDTILDKVKGAKDWLVDTGKNVIQGLLNGIGDLGKKITDWFLDKIPGWMKEPFKKALGIHSPSRVFKGFGVNVGQGLIDGIDSMGSKVEKASQSMADRVADADMPTLQADVQVPDAVAPAVHSAAQPAEVDTLSPVLQQQDQQLGVFGDLATTTMQDVVGPVWDQMGQGITDVKTGLVDPAFAGIQTGLQTIGTVVTSVTGDTVNPVWQAMGANIQNVKATVVDPAFLGVQTGLQAVGQKFVDSVNGVIDPQWSGMANHILAVKDGSILPAFGGVQSGLDTLGGWFSRTVDNIGTAWDRMRGATGRPAKFVVQTVFNDGIRSAWDSIAEMIGEKKMGAVPLGGLGAYKTGGVTPGYTPGRDVHRYTSPTGGRLELSGGEAIMRPEWTRAVGGEAAVNRMNRDARTGKLKRKVRDEARANSYQHFATGGVVDAMTRIVHKKYPGMQLTSGGRASNDLHGMGLAGDFSDGSRTPGELSLARDIAKTYPNSMELIHDNPAFSDNIKNGQKVGKFGGFYNEAQAGPHYHHVHWAMNTPPTMDFGGGVFAGGSAGGAMMISIADSVKSMWDEEIKKIPKWGGGPGAFGDVPPKWQKQAEEKVWKFAKKKADEMEVSIPGGSGVERWKPMVRKAFAFQNEPLIPDHFNRLMQQMANESNGDPGVTQHGYVDANTGGNEAVGLFQFAKSTWPSYWDPRTPNDRKNPWSNINAGVRYARDRHHWGPIVGSPGGWKTGGVLPMNLFDTGGVLKDGGVAVNQSGKPEPVLNNQQWTDVSGLVDGISKLVPEVKKFAPEIQKWVDDNPDLQTAVEVTNRTMADFGEKHPDVAAEATSSMTEDALDFFGMKGAWFTDASALGIEWEVPAEVEEQVQDATATAADASEDAADAASSAADAAQSASVAAGAAAEVTGEAAEAPATPDDSVPAPTATAAKEPQMEKKTLDNSTVVNFVVENVQAADPQAAARDVMREARRVLAAYA; this is translated from the coding sequence ATGGCCGAAGCGGTCGGGTATGCAATCTTGCCGGTGACGCTGTCCATCAAGGGTGCACAGCAGCAGCTCACGAAGGAGCTTGTCGGCCCGGCACAGTCAGCCGCGAAGAAGGCTTCCGACAGTGTCCGTAAGCAGCTCTCGTCCGGCGCTGACCAGGCGGCGAAGGCTGTGGAGGCTGCACGCCGGCGGGAGGAGACCGCCACCCGCAAGGTCGTGGATGCAGAGAAGGCGCTGAAGAGTGCCCGTGACACTGCGGAGCAGAAGGCCAAGTCGGTGGAGTCGGCGGAGCTGAAGCTGCAGGCCGCCCGGTCGACCGAGAAGTCGAAGGTCGCTGACGCAGAGAAGAAGCTTGCGGACCTCCGCACCTCCGGCAAGGCGACCACCGAGCAGCTGCAGTCCGCCGAGCGGAACCTCGAGGCGGTGCGCGCCACCCAGGGGGCGAAGGTCATTGATGCGGAGAACCGGGTGCAGGCTGCCCGGTCCGCGTCTACCTCATCTGCGGACAAGGCGGCTGCTGCTGAGGACAAGTTGGCGACGGCGAAGTCTCGGGCGGCGACGGCTTCCCAGTCGGTCATCGACGCGACCAGGAAACTGGATGAGGCGCAGTCGACGGCGGCTCGATCGGCTGACTCTGCGCAGGGTGCTTTCAGCCGCCTGAAGGCAAAGCTGTCGGAGATGAAGGAGTCGATGTTCGGCGCGAAGTCGGGGGCTGAGTCCGCCGGCGCTGCCGCGTCAGACATGGGCTCGAAGTTCCGTGGCGCGCACGGGTCGTCGGAGTCTCTGGGGAGCTCGCTGGGCGGCTTCGCGAAGAAGGCTGGCCTGGCGGCTGCAGCATTCGCTGGACTGTCGGGCATCGGGTCAACGATTCAGGCCGGGTTCGACAAGGTCAACAAGATCGAGGACACGACCGCCTCCCTGGGGATCATGATGGGTTCCGCCGAGCGGGCCACCACTGTGATGGACCAGCTGAAGAAGTCGAACGAGAACACTCCCTACACCTTCGACGCCTGGTCCGAGGCAGGGAAGAACCTCGTCGCGTTCGGCATCGACGCGGACAAGACCGCCGGCATCGTCACCGCCCTCGGTGAAGCAGCGTCCGCCTCCGGTAAGGGGGAGGAGGCCCTGAACTCGATGGGCCGCGCCTTCGGCACCGCCGCGGCGACCGGCAAGATCAGCATGGAGACCATCAACTCCCTGGCCGAGGGCGGTGTCAACGGTCTGGCGATCCTCGCCAACAATGCCGGGGTCACCACCGCGGAGATGGAGAAGATGATCTCCTCGGGTACCGTCCCCGCAGCGGAGTCCATCGACGTCCTGACCAAGGGAATCATGGAGGGCTCCGACGGCGCTGCCGGGGCGACGACGGCCCTGACCGGCACGATGGAGGCCATGTCGGAGACGACATCTGGCCGTCTGAAGAACATGAAGGCCGCGTTCAACAACCTCGCGGGCAGCATCATGGGGTCGATTGCACCTGCTATCGGGAATGTCGCGAAGGTCATCACCGATGGTGTGTACGTGATCAAGGGCTGGGTTGATGCCCTGATCAGTGGCGGTGGTGCGCTGGACGGCGTCCGGAGTGCCCTGGGAGCACTGGCGCCGATTTTCAAGCCGTTGGCTGCAGCAATCGGCGCGGCGACTGGTGCTCTGGCGATGATGAAGCTCGGCCAGCTGGCGTATGCCGGAGCGACGAAGGTCGCGGTCCTCGCGACGAAACTCTTCAAGGGTGCCCTGGACATGCTGCTCCGGCACCCCATCGTCGCCGCCATCGCCGCGGTTGTCGGGGCACTAACGTGGTTCTTCACGTCGACGGAGACTGGTCGGAAGGTTTGGGGCCAGCTCATGGACGCGTTCCAGAGCGCGTGGAAGTGGCTGAAGGACACGTTCGCCCCCGTCTTCTCGGCGATCGGCGATGCTGCCCGCACCATGTGGGACGGTGTCGTTGATGCTGTCCAGCCGATCCTCGGCGTGTTCGACACGGTCAAGGATGCGTGGGAAGAGATCACCATCGCCTTCACCGGAGGCGACTGGGGCTATGGTGCCCTGTCCGACCTGATCGGCGCAGACAAGGCGGAGTGGATTGTCAACGCGATCGCAACGGTCGGCGACAAGATCAGCTCCCTGTGGGACATCCTGAAGCAGATCCCCGATCTCGCCAGCGGGATCTGGGACATCTTCTTCAAGGGCGACTACACCGGCCTCCCGTTCGGCCTTTCGGAGGACTCGGGCATCGTCGATTTCCTGCTCACCCTCCGTGACACGGCGATGACGGTCGGCGGCTGGGTGAAGGATGCCCTCGGCGGTGCCCTGTCGTCCGTGTGGGATGCCCTGAAGGACATCGGCCCCGCGGTTATGGACGTCGGCAAGGCACTCGGCGGCGCTTTCCTCGATGCTGCGATGGGCGTGTGGGAAGCGGTGAAGGGCCTGTGGGAGGGGCTGAAGTCCCTGTGGGATGCCCTTTCGCCCCTGCTGCTCCCGGTGCTGAAGGTCGTTGGCGCTGTCCTGGGCGGTGTCGTGCTCGGCTCGATTCTGGCTGTGGTCGGCGCGCTGAAGGTCTTCTCGGTCATCGTGAAGGTCGTCGCGAAGGTCATTGCGTGGCTGGCGGAGAACATCCTCGCCCCGCTGATCAGCGTCCTGGGGAAGGTCGCGCAGGTTGTTGGCGTGGTCCTCGGGAAGGCATTCGAGATCCTCGGCGGCGTCGTGAAGTGGATCGCCGGCCTGATCGGTGATGTCCTCGGCGGCGTGTGGGACGGGATCACCGCCGCGTGGGATGTTGCGGTCGGGTTCCTCACCGACCTCTTCTCCGGCCTGTGGGAAGGCATGCAGGCTGCGTGGGAGTCGATCGGTAAGCCGATCGTGGACTTCATCGGTGACGCCTTCTCCGTCCTCTGGGAAGGGATTCAGCTCGGCGGGCGGCTCCTCATGGCCACGTTCGAGGTGATCTGGCTGACGATCCAGCACGTGTGGGATGCAGTCGGCCAGCCGATCGTGGACTTCATTTCGTCCGCGTTCTCGTGGCTGTGGGACGAAGTGCTGTCACCTGTCTTCGGGTGGATCGGCGATAAGTGGTCCGACATGATCACCGGGTTCCAGATCGTCTGGGACTCGTATGGTCAGCCTGCCATGGATGCTATCTCTGGTGCGTTCTCGTGGCTGTGGGACAACATCATCAGCCCGATCGTGGACTGGATCAAGGACAAGTGGGACGACATGGTCCGCGGGTTCAAGATCCTCTGGGATCAGTACGGCCAGCCCGCTGTGGACGCCATTGTCGGCGTGTTCAACTGGTTCAAGGACCGAATTGGCGACGCGTTTGACACGATCAAGGATTTCGCCTCGGGCCTGTGGCAGTCGATCTCTGACTGGTTCGGGAAGATCGGCGACAAGGTCGGGTCCATCAAGGACACGATCCTTGACAAGGTCAAGGGCGCGAAGGACTGGCTGGTTGATACCGGCAAGAACGTGATTCAGGGCCTGCTCAACGGCATCGGGGATCTGGGTAAGAAGATCACTGACTGGTTCCTCGACAAGATCCCGGGGTGGATGAAGGAGCCGTTCAAGAAGGCTCTGGGGATTCACTCTCCGTCGAGGGTGTTCAAGGGCTTCGGCGTGAACGTTGGTCAGGGTCTGATCGACGGTATCGACTCGATGGGGTCGAAGGTTGAGAAGGCGTCCCAGTCGATGGCTGATCGGGTGGCGGATGCGGACATGCCCACGCTGCAGGCTGACGTGCAGGTGCCGGATGCAGTGGCGCCTGCCGTGCATTCTGCTGCTCAGCCTGCCGAGGTGGATACGCTGTCCCCGGTGCTGCAGCAGCAGGATCAGCAGCTCGGCGTGTTCGGAGACCTGGCGACCACGACGATGCAGGATGTTGTGGGCCCGGTGTGGGATCAGATGGGCCAGGGCATCACGGATGTGAAGACTGGTCTGGTGGATCCCGCGTTCGCTGGGATTCAGACCGGGCTGCAGACCATCGGCACGGTGGTCACGTCGGTGACTGGTGACACGGTCAATCCGGTGTGGCAGGCGATGGGCGCGAACATCCAGAACGTGAAGGCCACGGTTGTGGACCCGGCGTTCTTGGGTGTGCAGACCGGCCTGCAGGCTGTTGGTCAGAAGTTCGTGGACTCGGTCAATGGGGTGATTGATCCTCAGTGGTCGGGGATGGCGAACCATATTCTGGCGGTGAAGGACGGGAGCATTCTGCCGGCGTTCGGCGGGGTGCAGTCTGGTCTGGACACGCTGGGCGGTTGGTTCTCCCGGACGGTCGACAACATCGGTACGGCGTGGGATCGGATGCGTGGTGCGACGGGTCGGCCGGCGAAGTTCGTCGTGCAGACTGTGTTCAACGACGGCATCCGGTCCGCGTGGGACAGCATCGCCGAGATGATCGGCGAGAAGAAGATGGGCGCTGTCCCGCTCGGTGGTCTCGGCGCCTACAAGACTGGTGGTGTGACCCCGGGGTACACTCCGGGCCGTGATGTGCACCGCTACACCTCTCCGACTGGCGGCCGTCTCGAGCTGTCCGGCGGAGAGGCGATCATGCGTCCGGAGTGGACTCGAGCTGTCGGCGGTGAGGCTGCTGTCAACCGGATGAACCGGGACGCGAGGACCGGGAAGCTGAAGCGCAAGGTCCGCGATGAGGCGCGAGCGAACAGCTACCAGCATTTCGCTACTGGTGGTGTGGTCGATGCGATGACCCGGATCGTGCACAAGAAGTACCCGGGCATGCAGCTCACGTCTGGTGGGCGCGCTTCCAACGACCTGCATGGCATGGGTCTGGCCGGTGACTTTTCGGATGGTTCCCGTACCCCTGGCGAGCTTTCGCTTGCGAGGGATATTGCGAAGACCTACCCGAACAGCATGGAGCTGATCCACGACAACCCGGCCTTCTCCGACAACATCAAGAATGGTCAGAAGGTCGGGAAGTTCGGTGGCTTCTACAACGAGGCTCAGGCCGGCCCTCACTATCACCATGTCCACTGGGCGATGAACACGCCTCCGACGATGGACTTCGGCGGCGGAGTTTTCGCTGGCGGGTCTGCTGGTGGAGCAATGATGATCTCCATCGCGGATTCCGTGAAGTCGATGTGGGATGAAGAGATCAAGAAGATCCCGAAGTGGGGCGGCGGGCCTGGTGCTTTCGGTGATGTTCCGCCGAAGTGGCAGAAGCAGGCTGAGGAGAAGGTCTGGAAGTTCGCCAAGAAGAAGGCGGACGAGATGGAAGTCTCCATCCCCGGTGGGTCTGGTGTGGAGCGGTGGAAGCCGATGGTTCGGAAGGCTTTCGCTTTCCAGAACGAGCCGCTGATCCCGGATCACTTCAACCGTCTGATGCAGCAGATGGCGAACGAGTCGAACGGCGACCCGGGCGTCACGCAGCACGGTTATGTCGATGCGAACACCGGCGGGAATGAGGCTGTGGGCCTGTTCCAGTTCGCGAAGAGCACGTGGCCGTCCTACTGGGACCCGCGTACTCCGAACGATCGGAAGAACCCGTGGTCGAACATCAACGCTGGTGTCCGGTACGCCCGCGACCGTCACCACTGGGGGCCGATTGTCGGCTCCCCGGGCGGTTGGAAGACCGGCGGTGTCCTACCGATGAACCTGTTCGATACCGGCGGCGTCCTCAAGGATGGCGGCGTTGCCGTCAACCAGTCCGGTAAGCCGGAGCCGGTGCTGAACAATCAGCAGTGGACCGACGTGTCGGGTCTGGTCGACGGGATCTCGAAGCTCGTCCCGGAGGTGAAGAAGTTCGCCCCCGAGATCCAGAAGTGGGTGGACGATAACCCCGACCTGCAGACCGCGGTCGAGGTCACGAACCGCACCATGGCGGACTTCGGGGAGAAGCACCCCGACGTGGCAGCCGAGGCGACCAGCAGCATGACCGAGGACGCGCTCGACTTCTTCGGCATGAAGGGCGCCTGGTTCACCGACGCATCCGCTCTCGGCATCGAGTGGGAGGTTCCCGCCGAGGTTGAGGAGCAGGTGCAGGATGCGACGGCTACCGCGGCGGACGCTTCGGAGGATGCGGCTGATGCTGCGTCATCTGCGGCGGATGCTGCACAGTCCGCGTCGGTAGCTGCTGGCGCTGCCGCTGAAGTGACCGGCGAGGCTGCGGAGGCTCCGGCGACACCGGATGATTCCGTGCCGGCGCCGACTGCCACTGCGGCGAAGGAGCCGCAGATGGAGAAGAAGACCCTGGACAATTCCACCGTCGTGAACTTCGTGGTGGAGAACGTTCAGGCTGCCGATCCGCAGGCTGCGGCCCGCGATGTCATGAGGGAGGCGCGTCGTGTTCTCGCTGCATATGCCTGA